The region ACTGTCCGATGAACGGATGACGGTGACCGTGGTGGGTGGGTACCTCAACTTTCAACTCTCCACGGCGTTTTTGGCCGAAGCGCTGGTGGGAATTATTCATTCTCCTGCCCCCGGACGGAATCAGGAGCTGGCGGGCGAACGGGTCTTGCTGGAATACGTTTCCGCCAACCCCACCGGGCCTTTACATATTGGGCATGGCCGCTGGGCCGCGTTGGGCGATGCCATCATTCGCCTGATGCGCCACTGTGGCGCCGAGGTGACCGCCGAATTTTACATCAACGACGCCGGGGTGCAGATGGGCAATATCACCACCTCGGTGTACTGGCGCTGCGTGGAACTTCTGAAGGCCGAAGGGCTGCTTTCGGTGCCGGTTGAACTACCCGAAACCCTGCCCTATCCCGGCGAGTACGTGCTGGACGTGGCCCGGGCTTATCTGGCTGATTCTCAGCGTCAAGGGCAATTGCTCAGCGCCATTAGCGCTTCTCCCGGTGAGCCTGAGGCCGAAGCCCGGCAAGGCATTCAGGATTTTTCCCGTGAGTTTTTACTGAGCGATCAGCGGGCCCTGCTGGATCGCATGCGTGTGCCTTTTGAAAGCTGGATTTCCGAAAAGGCGTACCTGTACGATCGGGGCGTCATCCCGGAAACGCTGACTGCTTTAACTGCCAAGGGCTTTACCTACGAGGCCGAAGATGCCCTGTGGTTCAAGTCCACCGAGTTTGGCGACGAGAAAGATCGGGTGCTGCGCAAGTCCGATGGCAGCTTCACCTACTTAATGCCCGATATCGCCTATCACCACGATAAGTTCAGCCGTCAGGACGCCCGGGGGCAAGTCCGCTACAACCGGATTATGAACATCTGGGGGGCCGATCACCATGGTTACATTCCCCGCATGCGAGGGGCCATTCAGGCATTGGGCCACTCTCCAGAGCAGTTTGAAGTGCTGCTGGGTCAGTTGGTCAACCTGATTGTGGATGGTGAGCGTACCCGCATGGGCAAGCGCCGCAAGATGCTGACCCTGCAGGACGTGGTGGACGAAGTGGGCGTGGATGCCACCCGCTTCTGGATGGTGTCCAAGTCCGCCGATACCTCGCTGGATTTTGATGTGGATCTGGCCGCTTCCGCCACCAGTGAAAACCCGGTGTTTTATGTGCAATACGCCCACGCCCGGTGTTGCAGTATTTTGCGTAATGCCGTGGAAGCTCCGGTTAATGTCGATTCCGGCGCAGTGGCCCAGCCCTTTGTCACGGAAAAAGATTTGCGGGCTTTTGAGCATGCCTTGAACGTACAGACGCTGGCCCCCTTGTTTGACAGTCTGCCTGACCCCAAGGAACAGCAGGTGTTAAAGACCTTGTTGCTGTTGTTGGACGGGTTTGAGGACGTGGTTCGGGATGCCGCCCGATTCCGTTCCCCGCATTTTGTGACCCAGTACGCTCAGGATGTCTCGGCTCAGTTCCACTCCTTTTACGGGGTCTGCCGGATTCTCACCCCGGAGCCCTCTCTGACGCAGGCCCGCCTGATGCTGATTCGGGCCATTCAGAAGACGCTGGCCCAGGCCCTGGACTTGCTGGGTGTGTCCGCCCCGGAGCGCATGTAGAAGTTCTTCGGCTGTGAAACGTTCGCGGCGGATTGCCAAACGCTGATTTTGAGCGGCTTTGGCCTGCTTTGTAAAAAAAACTTCATAAACTGGCATCAATCGTACTTCACTCGCTTTTCTCTCTCAGAACAAGTATGAACTGGGCCGTGCTGGCTGGCAGTTCAAGTGGGTACCAATCGAAACGCTTGTGCGTTTGCGATGCGACAAACAGTTGAAGAGATGAGAAAAGCATTGAAAGCCATATCCCGGCTGGTATTTGGAGTTGCATTGCCGATTGCTGGCAGTGGATTTCCTGTACCCGTGGCCCGGCCACAACCCCGACGACGTCCAGTGTTTGAGGACTGCTCGGTGAATCGGCCTGGGTTCGATTTTGGGGCAAGTTTCGGGATCAGCCGGTGGCTTTGGGATGAGACGGGATTATTGGGTGTGAGATTGGGAGTGAAGAGAGGGGATAAGGACACATTTCGTGAAGGGGGAAAAGAAAGTGCCTGGCAACAGGTACTGTGTCATACCGAGTAAGTGCCGCCTTGCTCTTTAGCCGGAGTGAGAGAGCCTTACAACCAACCACCGGGAGAGCCATATCTCCCGGTTTTATTTTTTTGCGGAGTCTAAAAAAGCGACCCGGTTTTCCATAAAGGATCACCGGGCCGGGTGTTCAAGGTTGTACTGGTTTACGGCAATGCGATGCGTGAAATGACATTGGCCGGGTCCTGCTCGGAGACAAACACGGCGTTGTTCACGGTGTCCATAAACAGGTTGTAGGGCTTGTTCAATCCGCCAATGAGGACGCTGGTCTTGCCGTTGGCGTTAATACGGGCCACGTTGTTCAGCAGGTAGTTGGCCACGTACAATTCATTGGTTTTGGGGTTGTAGGTCAGGCCGATGGGGCCTTTAATGCCTTCGCCGGAGCTGAACACGGTCTTTTCGCCGCTGGCCCCCACCCGGTAGATGATGTTTTTGGAGTAGTTGGCCACGTACATAAAGCCGCCCGGGCCGATGGTAATCCCGGTGGGGCCTTCATACCCCTTGGAAAACACCTTGACCGTGGCTTTGGCCGCTGCCGCTGGTTTGGTAGCGCTGGGCGGGGCGGCGGCTGGCTTGTTCACGGTCGGTGTGGTCGTGGTGGGCTTATTGGCCGTGGCCGGAGCGCTGGCAGGCTTAGTGGCCGTGGCTGGCGCGTTTTGCGGCTTCAACTCCGGGCGCAGTTCATTCAGTTTGACCCGGGCCTGGGTGTACTTGGCATCGCTGGCCGGAATTTGAGAGAGGATGTTGATGGCCTCTTCATTGCGATTCAGCCTTTCCAGACACAGGGCCAGGTTGTATTTGGCGTTGCCATCCGCCGGGGCCAGGTTCACGGATTTCTGGAACATGTCGGCGGCATCGGGGAAGCGCTTGAGCTGGTAATAGATGGAGCCCATGTTGTAGTAGGCATCGCCATAGGCCGGATCGATCTGGGTGGCCCGGGTAAATTTGCCCAGGGCGTCATTCACCCGGCCCTGATTGTAGGCTTCAATGCCCTGATTGTAATTCTGGATGGCCTCCAGATTGTTGGAGGTCTGAGCCATTCCGGCAGGGGGGAGCCACAGGCTGCCCGCCATGAGGCTACTGAGCAGGGCTAACCGTAAATGACGGGAATGAAACCGATTGCGCATGGATTTACTACCTCTTACTTTAAAACCGTTTAATGCTGGCTTGGGGCCAATAAGCCGCCTGACTGACTGGTTGCCAGCTTGTCTCTTCGTTGAACCTGAACACTGTTTTCATTAAAAATGTGATTCTTTGCCGATTCAAAAAGTTCTCTCTATCCCTCTTGTTTGTGGCCTGGTGTGGCTGTGGTGATTTCTGGGCGGGCCATTCTTGCTGCTCGCTTGCTAGCAAGCTCGACCCAACTTGGCGTGGGCCTGACTCAGGGTGTAATCAAGCCAGGCGTCTGTTAACGGATGACGTAATAATCGCACACTGGTTCAGTTCTTGAAAAGGGGCCGTCTACAAAACCGATGGCGCTCCCAGCCTCTGGGGGGATTGGAAGGGTCTGTACTATAATACGAAGGAGCTTGTTCCGGCTGGAACCCACTATCTGACAAGCCCACAAGAATCCGGCAGAGAAGATCCCGGTTGCGGCTGAACCCGTTTTGAGAGAGGCCACGCCTTTGTTATCCCTGGAAGAAGTGCAGTTAAAACTGAAGGACTTGCGGCAGGCGGTGTCCATCGAGAAGGATCACCGTTACATTGACGTGCAGGGACGTAAAAAAACGTTTTCCCGCTTTGTGTTCGACACCCTGAAAGAAATGCCCCCGCTGACGCTGGACGATGGCAGTGGCGCGGACAACCCGGTGGATACCCTGCGCCGCAAGTTCGAGAATTACCCCTTCATGGATTTGGGGGGGCGCATGCGCACGCTGGAGAGCATGGAGCAGTTTTTAATCGCCCTGTCCCGGCAAGGCGCGGCCCAGCGCAAGGCTCCTAAACTGTCCACGGAGCCCCCCAAGGCCGGTGGAAAATCCATCCACGAACTGGAGGTGAAGTACCTGAAAGGGGTGGGCCCCAAGTTGGCCCAATTGCTGGGGCTGGTGGGCATTCAGACCGTGGAGAATCTCCTCTACTACTTCCCCC is a window of Vampirovibrio chlorellavorus DNA encoding:
- the argS gene encoding arginine--tRNA ligase, giving the protein MIKQKLLNHLSSALQQAAPQLNGLMVDDAMTAAFRLERPRNPEHGDYAVNVSFLARHTKMAPPKIAEVLQGVLSDERMTVTVVGGYLNFQLSTAFLAEALVGIIHSPAPGRNQELAGERVLLEYVSANPTGPLHIGHGRWAALGDAIIRLMRHCGAEVTAEFYINDAGVQMGNITTSVYWRCVELLKAEGLLSVPVELPETLPYPGEYVLDVARAYLADSQRQGQLLSAISASPGEPEAEARQGIQDFSREFLLSDQRALLDRMRVPFESWISEKAYLYDRGVIPETLTALTAKGFTYEAEDALWFKSTEFGDEKDRVLRKSDGSFTYLMPDIAYHHDKFSRQDARGQVRYNRIMNIWGADHHGYIPRMRGAIQALGHSPEQFEVLLGQLVNLIVDGERTRMGKRRKMLTLQDVVDEVGVDATRFWMVSKSADTSLDFDVDLAASATSENPVFYVQYAHARCCSILRNAVEAPVNVDSGAVAQPFVTEKDLRAFEHALNVQTLAPLFDSLPDPKEQQVLKTLLLLLDGFEDVVRDAARFRSPHFVTQYAQDVSAQFHSFYGVCRILTPEPSLTQARLMLIRAIQKTLAQALDLLGVSAPERM
- a CDS encoding tetratricopeptide repeat protein; the protein is MRNRFHSRHLRLALLSSLMAGSLWLPPAGMAQTSNNLEAIQNYNQGIEAYNQGRVNDALGKFTRATQIDPAYGDAYYNMGSIYYQLKRFPDAADMFQKSVNLAPADGNAKYNLALCLERLNRNEEAINILSQIPASDAKYTQARVKLNELRPELKPQNAPATATKPASAPATANKPTTTTPTVNKPAAAPPSATKPAAAAKATVKVFSKGYEGPTGITIGPGGFMYVANYSKNIIYRVGASGEKTVFSSGEGIKGPIGLTYNPKTNELYVANYLLNNVARINANGKTSVLIGGLNKPYNLFMDTVNNAVFVSEQDPANVISRIALP